The region ATCACAAAAATTACTCAGTCACAAAAAGCCGACACCAAAAACAAGTTGTCAGCTTTATTTTCAGGTGGTAAAAAATGAAAGTATGTGTTAGCTCAACAGCAGACAATTTAGATGCGCAAGTTGACCCACGCTTTGGTAGATGCCAATACCTCATTGTGGTAGACACTGAAACCATGCAGCACGAAACCATCCCCAACATGGCTGCAGGCTGCTCAGGCGGAGCAGGAATCCAAGCAGCACAAAACATGGTAAACAAAGGCGTAAAAGTGGTTATAACGGGAAATGTTGGACCTAACGCTTTTGGAGCCCTATCCGCTGCAGGCATAGAAATAGTGACTGGCGCATCAGGAACAATCCGTGAAGCAGTTGAAAAATTCAAAAACGGTAAATTGCAAAAGGCTGGTTCGCCAACAGTTGACGGCCACTTTGGCATGAACCCTTAAAGTACCCTTGTTGGAGGTGAATGTATGACAAAAAGAATTATTGTTCCCACAGAAGACCAAAACGGTTTAAACACTGCCTTAGCACAACACTTCGGACGTGCACCATACTTCACAGTTGTCGAATTAGACGATAGCGGCAATGTTGCTAACGTTAAAGCAGTCGCAAACACTGGCGAACACGCCGGCGGTGTCGGTCAAGCACACGACCACATTGTAGCACTACAACCCGATGCAATCGTAGCTTACGGGATGGGTCCTAGAGGTTTAATGAGCTTTGCAAACGCTGGCATAAAGGTTCTAAAAGCAAACGCAGATACAGTAAATGAGGTCGTCACAGCCTACAAAGAAGGCAAACTTTTGGCACTTACCGACGGCTGCGAACACGCACACCATCAATAAAAACAAACCCCTATCTTTCCTTATTTTATTTCTTTTTTAGTGGAGGAAAAATCTTTGATAATTTCAGTTGCCAGCGGAAAAGGTGGAACAGGAAAAACCTCAGTAGCCGTGAATATGGCGCTTTCCGTGGGGAACCTTCAACTTTTAGACTGTGATGTTGAAGAACCCAACGCACACCTGCTTTTGCACCCTGAAATCACCCGCAAAGAACCCGTTTACACCCAAATCCCCAAAGTAGACCAACAACTCTGCAACGGTTGCGGAGAATGCGCCAAAACCTGCCAGTTCCATGCTCTATTTGTAGCCGCAAAAAACGTCATGATTTTTCCCGAACTCTGTCACAGCTGTGGCGGATGCGCGCTTGTTTGCCCTCAAAAAGCAATCACTTGGGAAAAACACGAAATCGGTACTCTAAACTTTGGAAAAACTGACAGTTTAGAGCTTGTTTTTGGGGAACTTACCGTGAGTAAACCGTTAGCTATTCCGGTTATTAAAGCCGTCAAAAACCAACTCAATCCAGAGACTAACGTGATTGTTGATTCTCCACCCGGAACCAGTTGCTCATTTGTGGAAACTGTTCGTGGTAGTGACTTCTGCATTCTGGTTACTGAGCCGACGCCGTTTGGGTTGCATGATTTGACGATTGCTGTTGAGGTTCTGCGTCGTTTATCTGTCCCGTTTGGTGTCGTGGTTAATCGTGCGGGTGTAGGTGATAGAAAACTTTACCAATACTGCCAAGATGAAGGCATCCAGATTCTGCTTGAGATTCCCTACGACCGCCGAATCGCTGAGCTTTACTCGCGGGGAACTGCGTTTGTTTTAGAAATGCCCCAGTGGAAAGAAAAATTCCAAGCCCTCTACAAAAACATCAAGGAGACAGTTAAGAAATGAAGCAGTTAACCGTTTTAAGTGGCAAAGGCGGTACAGGCAAAACCTCGCTTACTGCATCTTTTGCGGTTTTGGCAAAACATGCGGTTGTTGCGGATTGTGATGTGGATGCTCCTGACCTTCACATGCTCTTACATCCCCAAGTTATCAGCGAGCAAGACTTTGTTGGTTCAAAACTTGCGACTATAGACCAAGAAAAATGTGTTAAATGTGGATTATGTAAAAAAAGTTGTCACTTTGACGCCATAACCAGCAGCTTAGAAGTTGACGCAGTTGCTTGTGAAGGCTGTGGTGTATGCAAAATTGTTTGCCCCGCTGATGCAGTAACTTTTGCGCCCCGGGTCTCAGGTAAAGCCTTCATTTCAAAAACAAAATATGGGTTCATGTCTCATGCCCAGCTTTTCCCTGGCGAGGCGAACTCTGGGAAACTGGTGACACTTGTTAGACAAAACGCAAAAGTCATAGCTGAAAAGGAAGGCTGCGGCTTGGTTATTATTGATGGTTCGCCTGGGATTGGTTGCCCCGTTATTGCTTCAATCGCTGGCGTGGATGCGGCGTTGGTGGTTTCTGAGCCGACTCTTTCAGGGATTCATGACTTAACCCGTGTTCTCCAACTGTTAAAACACTTCAACGTGCAACCCTTCATCTGCGTAAACATGCATGACATAAATGCTGAAAACACCAAAAAAATCATGGACTACTGCAAAGAAAACAGCGTTGAGATTGTGGGCACGGTTTCTTATAACGCTAAATTTACTGAGGCAATGGTGAATGGGCAAACCGTTGTCGAGTACGCGCCTGAATCTGTTGTTTCACAGCAAATTCGGGGTATGTGGAGCCAACTGTTTAAGGTCTTAAATGCCGACACGAAATAATACTACTCGTATATGGGTATGTCTGAGTGTTTTTTTGCTTCATCAATTATTGGACCTTTAACGATAAAGCCAACTGCTAGTCCACTGCCCCTGATAACAAGTAAGTTGTCTTGTGGGTTTACCTCAAATTTTTTGAGGGTATCTATTGGAACCATGATGCTTTCCCTTATTTTTTTAACCCAGCAGTAAACATGTGAACCCACCCTTGTTGCTTGTCCCTCTGCAATCTCAAATGTTTTAAGTTGAGGACACTTATCCAGCACTGTCCACAAAACCGTGTCCTTTAGCAACTCGGTAGATGTTACGCCAAAACCGCCTGAACGCTTACTGCCCGACATCAAAATTACTCTCGCATCATCAACCAAGTTGTACTCTTTGAGGGCTTGGTCTGGAATTGTGATTTTCCCGTTATTGCTCACCTTTGACCAAGCGAAAACAAATTTTCCACCTTTGACTAACTGAGGCACACTGCTTTTTCTCCAAAAAGGTTATTTGATGCGGAAAATGGTAAAAGACTGCTCAGGGAGAAATGTTTCTTCTTTATCCAATTGGTAACCTGCCTGATTCATCTCCGCTATCAGGTCTTCTTTGGCTACAAAATGCCCAAACACCTTATGAAAACTCAATCCAACGCTGGCGTTGTACTCCAAAATTGCAACTCTTCCCTCTTCTGGGTTTAGGGCAATTCGCAGTTTCTTAAAGTATTCAACGCGGTCAGGAAGGTGATGGCAAACGTTACGCATAAACACTAAATCCAGGTCTCTTTCTGCTTGAGGCGGGGTTTTTTCAGCAATCAGAACTGTTTCAAGATTAGTTAGTCCTTGTTCTTTTGCGCAGTCTTTGATGTAGTTTAAGAAATCCACGTTCACGTCTATGGCGAACACGCGTCCTTTTGGTCCAACTGCTTTGGCAAACTGCATGGCAAAATATCCGCCGCCTGAGCCTATGTCTGCAATTTTTTGTTCTGGTTGCAGATTTAAGGCTTTGAGGACTTGGTCGGGTTTGTTTTTGGGGTCAGAGGCTTTTTTGTTAAACATTTCTGCTTTGGTGTTTTTAGTCATGTTTACTTGCCTCAATTATGGTAGATTATATGGTGTTTAATTGTTAAATAATTTTGTTATATCGTGTTTATTTTCTAAACTACAGTTAAGGTTTTAACCCAAAGAAATAAAAATATTTTAGAACTAAATAGTAACAAGAAAGAGGCTAAAAGTATGTTGTCAAAAATCCCAATAAACCTAGATAAAATAAGCAAAGAAAACATAGACAAAGAAATCATCCGTGCAGGAATAATCGCTGAAATGGATGCCATAAACCTATACGAAGAAATGGCCGCCCTAGCCCAGAGCCCCCTGCTAAAGAAAATGCTCCTCGATATTGCCAAAGAAGAAAAAACCCACACAGGCGAATTCCAAGCACTACTACTGGAAACTGACCCTGAACAAGCAAAAGAGCTTGAAGCAGGCAAAAAAGAAGTCGAAGAATTAAAAGAAGAAGCCTAATCAGGCCTTTTTTTCTTTAAATATTTAATTTTTTATAAGAAAAAAGGATTACTGGATTATTGTTTCTCCAGTTTTGGTGAGCTTGTATTTTGCATCTGCTTCTTCTGCAAAGCCAGCATTTTTCAGTTCCCTAAGCCCGCTACGCACTTTAAAGAGGGGCTGTCCAGTTTTAGCTGAGACTTCCTCAGGGCTCAATGCTCCATCCTTTAGCGCGGTCAGTGTTGCTTTGCCTGTGCTGGTAGGTTTTCCGTCAGGGGATACGCAAGGCATTATGCTCAACTCTCGGGGAGTTTCTTTTTGCAAAGGTACCAGTCTTTGCATTCGTAACCTTGCTCTTTTAGGCGTTCCTCAACCCCTTCGATGGTGGTCGGCGCGGGAACAACGACGGAGTCGCCTGGCTTCCAGTTGGCTGGGGTGGCAACGTGATATTTGTCGGTTGTTTGCAGGGCTACAACAATGCGCAGAATTTCCTCCATGTTCCTGCCTGTGGTTAAGGGGTAGTAGAGCATGATGCGGATTTTGCTTTCAGGGTCAATGACAAAGACGCAGCGGACGGTTTCTGTTTTACTCTCGCCTGGTTGTATCATGCCGAACTTTTTGGAAACTTCCTTGTTGAGGTCGGCTATGATAGGGAACGGGATTTTTATACCCATTTTTTCTTCCACATTTCTTATCCAAGCGATGTGGGATGATACGCTGTCTACGCTGAGTCCAAGGAGTTCGGTGTTTCTTTTTTTGAGTTCGTCGTATATTTGTGAGAAGGCGATGAATTCGGTGGTGCATACTGGCGTGAAGTCTGCTGGGTGTGAGAACAGTATAACCCATGTTCCTTGATAGTCGGATAGCCGCAGGGTTCCTTGTGTGGTGGTTGCTTCAAAATCAGGGGCTTTTTGACCTAATACTGGAAAAGTGTTTTCTTCTTTTTGAGCTGGGAGTTCACTCATTTATTTTATCTCCTAAAAAGTTACTAAAAATAGTAGGGTTTAGTTAATAAAAATCTTGTGTATATATAGTTTATAATCTAAACTTCAATTTTGGTTGACAAAACGCTTAGGGGTTACTGTTGTTTTCTGATTTTTCGTTTGGATTTGATGGGGTTATGTGGATTGGTCTTCCTTCGCTGAGAGCTTGGGCTGCTTTTCTTCTTGCGCTTTGAACCAGCCGCCAAATTGTTCCTCTTGAAATGTTCATTTTTTGACCTGCTTCTTCTTGTGATAGTCCGTCCATGTCTACGAGTCGGAAGGCTTCGAGTTCTGCTACTTCAATGACTATTGGGTTTGGGTTTCTTGTGGGGGTTGGGGTGAAGCTGGTTATAGATGGTGTGTTGGTTAGGGTGACTGGTTTTGGGTATCTGCCTCTTTTTCCGCATCGGTGTCTTCCTCGCCACATTTTGTTTTCCCTGCTGTTTTGATGGGTTGGGGAACTTTTATATATTTTTGTGCACTATCACATAATTGATTGTGTGCATAAACACAAAATAACCCATCCAGAGGTGAAAACAAAAAATGGGATGGCAAAACAGACAAAACCAATACCCCGGCAGAGGACCATTCAGTAACCTTCCACCATGGCAACGACCAGGACGAGGTTGTGGCGGAAGAGGCTACGGCAGAGGATACAACGTTAACCCCAACCAATGCGCAAGATACCCCTGGCTCCCCCGCTGGTGGTGGGCAAACTCAACAACCACACAAAAACTACCACTACCTGTTCCTCAAAACGAAATCGCCACACTCGAAGAATGCAAAAAGCAGCTTGAAGACGAAAAAACCAGCTTAGAGCAGGAAATCAACAGTTTAGAAGCTCACCTAAAAGAGCTGAAAACTGCTGCAGAAGCAGACAAAAAACAACCCGACCAACAATAACGAGGTATACAAACCACCTGAACCTCTCCCTTTTTAGACTAACCCCTTAAGATTTGCTGAAAACCTGATAAGCAAATTTTTTCTTTTGCATCATTATGCTTAAATTACTTGTAGCAAACCAAGTCTTGGTGAACTTTATGGCAAAACTTAAGGCGAAAGCAGTTTTTCTTGAAAATGTCCGTTCAATTGTTGATAACCAACGAAACCACAGTATAGTCTGCGACCTACCCGTACCTCAAGGCGGAACCGACACTGGACCAACCGCGCTGGAGTTGTGTCTTATGTCATTGGCAGAGTGCGGCATGACCATTTTCGCAGATGTATGCAAGAAAAGCAATATCGCCCTCAAAAAAGCTGAAATAACTGTGGAAGCCGACAAGGTGCCTGATTCTCCAGTCGTTGATAATATCTCTATGAAGGTTTCTGTGGAATCTTCTGCGAGAAAAGAACTCATTGAGGCAGCGTGGAGAAGAACCGAAGCTTTCTGCTCAGTAATGTTCTTGCTTAAAGAACAAATTTCAGTTAAAGTTGAGTTAGAATCAAAAATCATCCAAGGCGACTGACAGTGAAGTCGGCACTTATTGTTTATTGGTCAAAAACAGGCAACACACAGAAAGTAGCCGAATCCATCGAGCAGGGACTCAAAGAAGCCAATTACGCGGTAACCGTAAAAAAGCCTGAAGACGCTCAAGACGTGGAATATTTCGATTACGACTTAGTCTGCGTTGGTGCACCCTCTTATTCTTGGCATCCCCCAGAGCCAATGACCCAGTTTCTAAAGAAAAAATTCAACCAGTACCGCCAACAAGGCATGATTAAACCCTGCGCGCCCAAAGTGCCCGGAAAATACGCCATCGTATTCGTAACCTACTCGGGACCACACACGGGCTTAGATGAGGCAACCCCTGTTGGCAAAGATATTGGGCAATATTTTGAGCATATAGGCTTCTCGGTTATTGCAGAATGGTATGTGTTGGGTGAGTTTCACGGTTCTCTTGAGCATAGTACAATGGGCAGAATGGGTGATATAAGGGGTAAACCTACCGTGGAAGATTTAGAGAAAATTAAAAAAGATACAAAAAAGTTAGCGGCTAAGCTTTAAGCTTCGCCATCTTCTTTTTTTGCCTGCTCAATCAATTTCTTGGAAACTTCAGTTGCAAACTCAAACATTCGAACTGCACTCCCAAGCCCCCACTCCATAAAGTCAACTGGGTTTTCTATAGCGTCTTTTGCAACGTTAATTCCTACCTGAGTCATTTTTAGCATGTTGTTTGGACT is a window of Candidatus Bathyarchaeota archaeon DNA encoding:
- a CDS encoding NifB/NifX family molybdenum-iron cluster-binding protein, which codes for MKVCVSSTADNLDAQVDPRFGRCQYLIVVDTETMQHETIPNMAAGCSGGAGIQAAQNMVNKGVKVVITGNVGPNAFGALSAAGIEIVTGASGTIREAVEKFKNGKLQKAGSPTVDGHFGMNP
- a CDS encoding NifB/NifX family molybdenum-iron cluster-binding protein, whose product is MTKRIIVPTEDQNGLNTALAQHFGRAPYFTVVELDDSGNVANVKAVANTGEHAGGVGQAHDHIVALQPDAIVAYGMGPRGLMSFANAGIKVLKANADTVNEVVTAYKEGKLLALTDGCEHAHHQ
- a CDS encoding ATP-binding protein → MIISVASGKGGTGKTSVAVNMALSVGNLQLLDCDVEEPNAHLLLHPEITRKEPVYTQIPKVDQQLCNGCGECAKTCQFHALFVAAKNVMIFPELCHSCGGCALVCPQKAITWEKHEIGTLNFGKTDSLELVFGELTVSKPLAIPVIKAVKNQLNPETNVIVDSPPGTSCSFVETVRGSDFCILVTEPTPFGLHDLTIAVEVLRRLSVPFGVVVNRAGVGDRKLYQYCQDEGIQILLEIPYDRRIAELYSRGTAFVLEMPQWKEKFQALYKNIKETVKK
- a CDS encoding ATP-binding protein, with product MKQLTVLSGKGGTGKTSLTASFAVLAKHAVVADCDVDAPDLHMLLHPQVISEQDFVGSKLATIDQEKCVKCGLCKKSCHFDAITSSLEVDAVACEGCGVCKIVCPADAVTFAPRVSGKAFISKTKYGFMSHAQLFPGEANSGKLVTLVRQNAKVIAEKEGCGLVIIDGSPGIGCPVIASIAGVDAALVVSEPTLSGIHDLTRVLQLLKHFNVQPFICVNMHDINAENTKKIMDYCKENSVEIVGTVSYNAKFTEAMVNGQTVVEYAPESVVSQQIRGMWSQLFKVLNADTK
- a CDS encoding class I SAM-dependent methyltransferase gives rise to the protein MTKNTKAEMFNKKASDPKNKPDQVLKALNLQPEQKIADIGSGGGYFAMQFAKAVGPKGRVFAIDVNVDFLNYIKDCAKEQGLTNLETVLIAEKTPPQAERDLDLVFMRNVCHHLPDRVEYFKKLRIALNPEEGRVAILEYNASVGLSFHKVFGHFVAKEDLIAEMNQAGYQLDKEETFLPEQSFTIFRIK
- a CDS encoding rubrerythrin, encoding MLSKIPINLDKISKENIDKEIIRAGIIAEMDAINLYEEMAALAQSPLLKKMLLDIAKEEKTHTGEFQALLLETDPEQAKELEAGKKEVEELKEEA
- a CDS encoding peroxiredoxin, which translates into the protein MSELPAQKEENTFPVLGQKAPDFEATTTQGTLRLSDYQGTWVILFSHPADFTPVCTTEFIAFSQIYDELKKRNTELLGLSVDSVSSHIAWIRNVEEKMGIKIPFPIIADLNKEVSKKFGMIQPGESKTETVRCVFVIDPESKIRIMLYYPLTTGRNMEEILRIVVALQTTDKYHVATPANWKPGDSVVVPAPTTIEGVEERLKEQGYECKDWYLCKKKLPES
- a CDS encoding DUF134 domain-containing protein, which translates into the protein MWRGRHRCGKRGRYPKPVTLTNTPSITSFTPTPTRNPNPIVIEVAELEAFRLVDMDGLSQEEAGQKMNISRGTIWRLVQSARRKAAQALSEGRPIHITPSNPNEKSENNSNP
- a CDS encoding OsmC family protein — translated: MAKLKAKAVFLENVRSIVDNQRNHSIVCDLPVPQGGTDTGPTALELCLMSLAECGMTIFADVCKKSNIALKKAEITVEADKVPDSPVVDNISMKVSVESSARKELIEAAWRRTEAFCSVMFLLKEQISVKVELESKIIQGD
- a CDS encoding flavodoxin domain-containing protein, translating into MKSALIVYWSKTGNTQKVAESIEQGLKEANYAVTVKKPEDAQDVEYFDYDLVCVGAPSYSWHPPEPMTQFLKKKFNQYRQQGMIKPCAPKVPGKYAIVFVTYSGPHTGLDEATPVGKDIGQYFEHIGFSVIAEWYVLGEFHGSLEHSTMGRMGDIRGKPTVEDLEKIKKDTKKLAAKL